The Spea bombifrons isolate aSpeBom1 chromosome 4, aSpeBom1.2.pri, whole genome shotgun sequence genome segment CACGCGACCGCGACTGGGATAAAAGATCTGACTCAACCGAGTGACAGAACCCCGACTGCTAAACTCACGTGAGTGCCAATAAACCAAGGGGCTGTTCGGAAAGTCCAGGCTCAGGCTCTGAAAGCGTACATCGCATCGCTATCGGACGCCAATAAAAAGAAACGCACAGTACAGGCGAGCGCCATCTTACTTGAGGCTGTCCGTGTGAGTTTTGTATTCCATGATTGTATTGGGCGGAAGATTTAAAACTCTCCGTAACGTGTCGCGGATCCGCACCGTGCTCAGCTGGTCGTTGGCCGTCTTGTTCCAGATGGAAAGAATGTCCTCCTGTAGGGGAAAGGGGCACATAAATAGCCCTTAAAGCATGGgaagcgggggggggcagggggggcgCTAGGGTCGGGCCCCTGATCCGACAGCGTTTCTGTAAACCCACCTGGAAGCGGATGGACACCACGACACCGCAGATCTCCTCTCCCACCATGAACTGCTCCCCCAGCATGGCCAGGATTATGTTCTCCCAGAAGCGAGACGCCAGGCCCTTCCTCAGGCGGATTATCCACTTTCCCCCGTTTTTATTGGCGTCATcctgagagaaagaaaaggcggaaaaaaaagatcaattttAACGTTAATAAAACATTACCTTATTTCTCCAAATATTATTCCATCCAGCCTttatagtgttaaaaaaaaaaaaaaaaatccggaGAATGAAGAACAGGAAgttcaattgaaattcactaaTTGAACTCCTTCCCAGGCTGCCTCTACTATCACTGCTAGGTAACTCAACTGATGTACGCGGCCATTACAACAAGAAGATAAAGAGATATTAAAGGGAGGAATATACGAAATACAGAATCCCGGGCTCCTGACACAGAGGAAAGACGGAGACGAGACGGagacacaaccccccccccgccccccgccaATCACTTACTTCCCATAGAGGTCTGATGCCCTCCTTGAAGAGGTGAAAATCGCTGTAGCCGGTAAGGTCTCCCGGACGCACTATGTGGCTGTAAACCCTCCAGAACTGCTCCACCTGCCGGGGGGAGAAGGGAGTCAGAGCGAGAAATAACCAATCGCAGGTTTATACCGTGAACTGCGCTAGAAGCACAAAGCAACAATTatacccatatacacacactaacgtgTGGctgtttatcactcccatcactcctgtgttccaatggccctttatcactcccatcactcctgtgttccaatggccctttatcactcccatcactcctgtgttccaatggccctttatcactcccatcactcctgtgtcccaatggccctttaatcactcccatcactcctgtgttccaacggccctttatcactcccatcactcctgtgttccaactgccctttatcactcccatcactcctgtgctccaatggccctttatcactcccatcactcctgcattccaatggccctttatcactcccatcactcctgtgtcccaacggcccttta includes the following:
- the LOC128492540 gene encoding eukaryotic translation initiation factor 4E type 2-like; translation: MKKEEQEMGLSSDDVRVLEDEVTISPKGKEVMVPPGEHPLQYRYTFWYSRRTPSRPASTHNYEQNIRQFGTVASVEQFWRVYSHIVRPGDLTGYSDFHLFKEGIRPLWEDDANKNGGKWIIRLRKGLASRFWENIILAMLGEQFMVGEEICGVVVSIRFQEDILSIWNKTANDQLSTVRIRDTLRRVLNLPPNTIMEYKTHTDSLKDNSSFRNTKITT